The nucleotide sequence cAGTTTCTAGAGAGACGAGCCGGCAAGAACCTCTGTAGTATCATTTGATCCTTTTAATTGATAGTGATGTTTTGTGGACCAATAGCTTACATTACATAGTTTATACCTTCCAGTGCTCTCCGCTGCCTGGTGATAATCTCATCAGTTAATCGCCTCTGTGCGTCGCGGCGCTGCAGCGCTAGGTCACGGCGGCGCAGCTCGTGTGCGCGGGCCGCTCGCTCGCCCTGCAGTGCCAGCTTGTCTGCCTCCAGCTCGTGCACTCGGCACACTAATGATAACACCTCACGTTCTGGACCGCTGGTTATGTGCGCTGGGAGCTCCTGGAAGTATGCTATGTGACTTAATCGTTTTCCGTGAACATCCACTATACAGATACCTCAGTCATcctattactattataaatgcgaaagtttgtaaggatgtgtgtgtgttttttgctctttcacgcaaaaactactgaaccaattgcaatgaaatttggtacgtagacagctggataactggaataacatataggcaactttttattccgatattcctacgggatacggacttacgcggttgaaaccgcggggcacagctagtagtgaataatttatttgctattgAACAAGCGCTTTTGAATTGAAGTAGACTTATGATGAACAATAACGATAAAGTCGCAAGTTaagattctaaaataatatatgtagttcCTATTGTGTgtgatacaatttaattttctgaGCAGTTTCTATGTCTATGAAACTTTCAACTTAATCTTATTAAACTCTAAATAAGGTGTTTCGTTCCTAAACACACATATATCGTTTAATGTTATCGACAAAATAAGTACTTATCAATATCTCGTACTCATGTATTCTATCACTATGtcacatacacacaaaaaccAACCAACTCCATTGCAAGACGAACCTTTTCTAGTTGCGCGCCCCGCAAGCGCACCTGCTCGAGGTGGCGCTCGACACGGTCCCGCTCCGCGCGCGCGGCCTCCTGCTCGCGCTCCACAGCCGCGAGCTCTGCCCACGCTTGCTCCACTGCCACCTCTGCCTCTGCGCGCTCGCTTCCCACGCTGCCCACGCTGCCCACGCTGCCAACGCCCGACATGCCGTTCACACCCCTCCGAAATTAATAGTCCACTAAGCCACTAttgtttttaacttatttttaaaatggaattAATCCTCTCAAACACAGATTGTAACATCTTCCTGCGTGAATTGTTTGGAATTAGAATATACTTGaactaaagaaaaatttaactgTCAGGGGTAATTagattgtattgttatttccaatttgtttttaatgatactccgatattataattgataataagGTAAACCGACTAATGATTCGGTATTCCCCATCTGTCGTTATAATACTGtactagaaaatattataaagtgttatgtttgtttatctttcgttcacgtcgcaacggagcgaaTTCGAACCGAGTACTTTGCCGTATCGTGGCAAACCTGATTCCGATCGAAACactctataaaatttaacgtcTCTTAACTGTTTACCTATTAGTAGTGACTTTAAGACATTCGCTCGTTAACCAGTAAGTAATcagcaatattatttttataacatattcaaAACACTTAAGCAATGTTAGGTTAACATGGAACTAACCTATAACTCTGCTGTGTGCTTAATCTTGAGCCGTTTAAACTTATCGGTTTATAGAGTCTATTAAATCTAGCTTCCCAATGCGAGATAGCGGCATGCTGTCTCTCCGCATCCAGAGCCAATCCCAAGAGATGACTGTCCAATTCCATTAGACGACGTCGTAATCGCAtttgttgtttaaatgttGAAACAATCGCTTCCCTCAGGGATTTTAAATGAGCGGCGTTTTCTTCCGTATCTCCCTTAGTAATGGTGTCTTCAATGGGTTCTTCATCTTCTTTTGTCCTACAGTTtaggataatttatttattagtaaataataagcaatataAGTACAATTAGTAAAAGATTGCAAAACGAAATAAGAGTTGTAACGAAATATCAAAGATtacttacaattttatgatgtAAGCACTTTCCAAAGAAAGGGATATTAAGACAGAAAACACTCATGGTACTTGTGTTCATTTTCAGGGAActgaagttaaaaataaaattgcttgcGAAGAATGGAAGTTTTTTGCAGTTTTACCTTGATCGGTCATCCTTCATTTTGACTTTGAGCCTCGCGATTTCTTCGCGAAGTTCATTAATCACGGTACGATACTGTGACAAATGCATCGGTGTTTCCACGAGTTCCCTTTCAACCTAAAATTCAACAAAGGAATATGAGTAATTGTTTCTTGAAAAATATCGTAATGTTATATGGAAttcgaattataaaaaattttaatatgagtaTGTTTAAGTTACATTAAACCTCACgtcttattcattatatacataatagtagaaattttactttgaaatccgcataattaataagtaataattatagttctaTGAGGGTtagaaccctcataggaggcctgtgtcccagcagtgggaagatatatgggctgatgatggatggatggatggatgaatTATAGTTCACAGGCCTGttaaatctaaactaataggcctcaattaatttatagaacatcaatcttcatttttattattttgctcTTGGTGTGTTAAGAATTATCCAACTTTAATCTGCTTAGTAGAATTTTACACACGTATTTATCAAAGCAACATTGGGCGAAACTAAAGAATACATTAACAGTGAGacataattttctataaaacttaaagGTGAAAGGGCGTATTATCGCCTTACAGGCACCCCTTAACTACGAGGGTTCACTAGCTCTTGGTCTATAAATGTGTATTGGACTACAGACTTGCCTTATTAGTGATAGTCGACGCTCGTTGCGCATAATGCAACGTGGATCGCGTAGTGTCGCGGTGCACGGCCGCGGGCGAAACGTGCGCTATCATGGCGGTGCGGCACCTACCGCCGAGGACCTCGCGCAACAACCGCGTTAGTTTTGAATCGCGGTAATTGACGTATCTGTTGCaggtatagatataataattcgGGACAAGGTATCAGAAAAACTATAGACCATGAGATTAgtttatgtttcttttatatatgaagCATGACAACTGACGGGAtaactttaaacaaaaaaacaaatatttgtaaaatactcTAACCACTTTTACGAACAAGGATATGTAAGGATTGTAAGTATAGAACAATAatttggaaaaataataataacttaatagATTTCTAATTATCTTTTGTCAGATTACGACGTACTTCTGCTCTACACTCTAGACTCTATGAAtacaaattgataaatatagaattacaGAATGGaaagtaataaaactatatcttTAAGGTTTGGTGCAACAAAgttgttttcatttcatttcatattcgGTACCTTGCACCTCCAGAGAGCGCCATAATACAATTGCCCAAAGCAAGAAGGGATCGATTGATATGAGCACCTTCCAGCCTTCTAGCTCGCGTTCCAGCTCGCTCTGATCCCGCCAAGTCAATGAGGAACAAACGACCCCGTTGAATTCCAGCTGACACTGATTTGTTGACCGACACACTACAATAACGCGTAAGTTATgatttgttgatttatttggGGTGTCTTAAAATAGGCTTAAAGATAAATGTAGATTCTAGGCAGAGAAGAGATTCTTTCTGCCGTTCTTACAAAAGCAAGAAGTCTTGGCGATCACGGTGGgaagtacaaaaaaaatatctcgggCTAGCAGCACACAGGGGGCGTCACCTTCTTGTTCatgaagaaaatcgatcagtgaaacagttGTATATAATCTGTCCCCACAAGGGGacacttcactttttattcataattgttaaaattaaagtctCAAGGTACTATTAATGTACATTTACATACCTTAGAAGAGCATGTCCCCTAGACGAATGTTGATTCGCTTGCGTCGGCTCGGCCGTTCTCGAGCGATCTCCTCTAGCCAATAACTCTGCGACGTGGGCGGCGTCCGTAGCTCGTAGCtagagatttatttattttagttttttagtcTACAGCTTATGAGGAAATTGCGTAggtataatttgtatgtaaatgatTTGCAGAAACGCGAAAGCGGCGTCAACTTTACTTAAAACAAGCTGTTTTTCTGttctatagatatatattattatagaaattatgaTTTAGACTATATAGCATCCTACACGTAGACGATAGAagatattttagaataatattataaggaacAATAGAAAAATGGTCAACCTCACTAAGTCCAGCGACGACGGGGGCACCACTGCCGCCTTCGTCTCGTAGCTCCAAAGGACCTGCACTTGGGTTTAGCAGATCTCGAATATTTTCGTTGTATATTTCGATGTAAGACATTTTTACCTGacgaaaaaatacattaacatgtctatttagataatttaaagaaCTGCAGTCATGTTCCGTtacaagtaatttaaaattaatgttatgattatgttaaagtacatattttaaattattatttatattttaaaattttacctatataatctaaataaatataaaaaaactagtaATGTGTAGCCTCCAATTTATGCAAATCTACCTACGGTAAGGCAGATAAGGTTATATACTCTACTCTTGGGTATTTTTGAACAAATTCTATCAAATTTAAtggactaatattatagaagtcATAAAAAACCTAATGAACCACTTGTATAAGTATTAtccttattttattcaatagttGTACCCTATTTGTTttcaacttaaaattaaattcaattattgttttcagcaTCAGCAATCAAACACATATATTTAAGGCAAAAGTAAAATCACAGATgctatattcattattataaatgatatacaaTATTGCTATTTACACAATAGTTATCGTT is from Zerene cesonia ecotype Mississippi chromosome 15, Zerene_cesonia_1.1, whole genome shotgun sequence and encodes:
- the LOC119832594 gene encoding kinesin-like protein KIF19, yielding MTQSSFSTEKLSSRGSVSEEKLMVAVRVRPLRADEGSRIVHVVSDKMLVLEEETDSRRDVLRQHRVNDKHYFYDKVFGESSTQDEVYDAVCAPLVGDTLHGIAGAVFAYGATGAGKTHTMTGLMSRALSHLFSSIAKSDNPGAFEVKMSYIEIYNENIRDLLNPSAGPLELRDEGGSGAPVVAGLSELRATDAAHVAELLARGDRSRTAEPTQANQHSSRGHALLSVSVNKSVSAGIQRGRLFLIDLAGSERAGTRARRLEGAHINRSLLALGNCIMALSGGARYVNYRDSKLTRLLREVLGGRCRTAMIAHVSPAAVHRDTTRSTLHYAQRASTITNKVERELVETPMHLSQYRTVINELREEIARLKVKMKDDRSRTKEDEEPIEDTITKGDTEENAAHLKSLREAIVSTFKQQMRLRRRLMELDSHLLGLALDAERQHAAISHWEARFNRLYKPISLNGSRLSTQQSYRGVNGMSGVGSVGSVGSVGSERAEAEVAVEQAWAELAAVEREQEAARAERDRVERHLEQVRLRGAQLEKELPAHITSGPEREVLSLVCRVHELEADKLALQGERAARAHELRRRDLALQRRDAQRRLTDEIITRQRRALEEVGVGIQPDLAQLYELYQQEIHASTYTETSDLYTPYRLPPISSSLTELAWSESSSGSGRGSSSGHSGSGVDRLPRLAPTPRPRTRYSQASATTLKRYSSDDSIVIAAPRGSAEGAS